Proteins from a genomic interval of Desulfovibrio desulfuricans DSM 642:
- a CDS encoding Crp/Fnr family transcriptional regulator, with protein MDTFWHLEKEDFFKGIDEAKSAFLKNAQRLELSKNEMVFLEGDAGDSCFYIESGLIRIFCMDRAGKEMTFSLRMKGEIFGISEVLNTSPRKASAQTASASVLYAINRQDFESMLQEHYPLARSVITLLGRRLRQMGDLVRRQNSDVANRLASLLISLAYETLRTTEGWNKPCEIPLSIPQEQLASMVGSTQPTVSATLQQFRNAGLIVGSGRRIVLLNPIEMIYRLDHNLL; from the coding sequence ATGGACACATTCTGGCATCTGGAAAAGGAAGACTTTTTCAAGGGCATTGACGAGGCCAAGAGCGCCTTTCTGAAAAACGCCCAGCGCCTTGAACTGTCCAAGAATGAGATGGTCTTTCTTGAAGGTGACGCAGGAGACTCCTGCTTTTATATAGAATCCGGCCTGATACGTATTTTCTGCATGGACCGAGCAGGCAAGGAAATGACCTTCTCGCTGCGTATGAAGGGCGAAATATTCGGCATTTCAGAAGTGCTGAACACTTCCCCGCGCAAGGCCAGCGCGCAGACGGCCAGCGCATCCGTGCTGTACGCCATCAACCGGCAGGATTTTGAAAGCATGCTTCAGGAGCATTACCCGCTGGCGCGCAGCGTCATTACCCTGCTTGGGCGAAGGCTGCGCCAGATGGGCGATCTGGTGCGCCGCCAGAACAGCGACGTGGCCAACCGACTGGCAAGCCTGCTCATTTCTCTGGCCTACGAAACGCTGCGCACCACCGAGGGCTGGAACAAGCCCTGCGAAATCCCGCTGAGCATTCCTCAGGAGCAGCTGGCCTCCATGGTCGGCTCCACCCAGCCCACCGTCAGCGCAACCTTGCAGCAGTTTCGCAATGCAGGGCTTATTGTTGGCTCGGGCAGACGCATTGTGCTGCTCAATCCCATTGAAATGATCTACCGCCTCGACCACAACCTGCTGTAG